One segment of Ziziphus jujuba cultivar Dongzao chromosome 12, ASM3175591v1 DNA contains the following:
- the LOC107428801 gene encoding ankyrin repeat-containing protein At2g01680-like, translating into MSVLHIAAKKGYVDVVSVLINSCPEVCELLDNNSRMALHIAVENRQEVVVNSLLKSLIFQDLINEQDKKGNTALRLAAIQGHFIILKMLTDDSKINKGATNNDKKTFVDIILSNKQLKDIEIDIQIEQAEIDEKKKQKNEAGGLKELDEEMVVSEEEETYKYTLKFENKLRDFSAINLVIAKIIAKTTFAAALTKPGGYNEKGLPVLRGRKQFEQTSSPRWCWKAKPLQLRKISSSF; encoded by the exons ATGTCTGTCCTTCACATTGCTGCAAAGAAAGGATATGTTGATGTTGTTAGTGTACTGATCAATAGTTGCCCAGAAGTTTGTGAGTTGTTGGATAACAACAGTCGGATGGCTCTTCATATTGCTGTGGAAAATAGACAGGAAGTAGTGGTGAATTCTTTGCTGAAGTCCTTGATATTTCAGGATCTTATAAATGAGCAAGATAAAAAAGGAAATACAGCTTTGCGTCTAGCCGCTATTCAAGGACATttcataattttgaaaatgttgaCGGATGactcaaaaatcaataaagGGGCTACAAACAATGACAAAAAGACATTTGTCGACATAATCCTATCAAACAAACAGctaaaggatattgaaatt gatataCAAATTGAACAAGCAGAGATTGAtgagaagaagaaacaaaaaaacgaAGCTGGTGGCCTGAAAGAGCTTGATGAAGAGATGGTTGTTTCAGAGGAGGAGGAGACCTATAAATATAcgttgaaatttgaaaataagttAAGGGATTTCTCCGCCATCAATTTAGTGATAGCGAAAATCATAGCAAAAACCACATTTGCAGCTGCTTTAACAAAGCCTGGTGGATACAATGAAAAAGGCTTACCAGTTCTCAGGGGAAGAAAACAATTCGAACA GACCAGTAGTCCTCGCTGGTGCTGGAAAGCAAAACCACTACAGCTTCGGAAGATATCATCTTCCTTCTAA
- the LOC125418456 gene encoding secreted RxLR effector protein 161-like — protein MGIERVESLEGPELEDLPVEQVFAELELLWICHRNGQADEKFMENPYSNHLEAAKRLLRYVKRTIDYGIFYQANLPINLIGYTDSDLAGSIDDNKSVAGYVFNIGSGVISWMLKKQQVVALLTTEVE, from the exons ATGGGAATCGAAAGGGTGGAGAGTCTTGAAGGTCCGGAACTTGAAGATTTACCAGTTGAGCAGGTGTTTGCTGAACTGGAGTTGTTGTGGATCTGTCACCGGAATGGTCAGGCAGATGAGAA ATTTATGGAGAATCCATATTCAAATCATTTGGAAGCTGCTAAAAGACTTTTGAGATATGTTAAAAGGACCATTGACTATGGTAtattttatcaagcaaatcttCCAATTAATCTTATTGGTTACACTGATAGTGATCTTGCTGGAAGTATTGATGACAATAAAAGTGTTGCTGGTTATGTGTTCAACATTGGGAGTGGAGTAATTTCATGGATGTTAAAGAAACAGCAGGTGGTAGCACTTTTAACAACTGAAGTagagtga